In uncultured Bacteroides sp., one genomic interval encodes:
- the ahcY gene encoding adenosylhomocysteinase: MSTKLFSELPYKVADITLADFGRKELDLAEQEMPGLMALREKYGESKPLKGARIMGSLHMTIQTAVLIETLVALGADVRWCSCNIYSTQDHAAAAIAAAGVPVFAWKGETLEEYWWCTLQALTFPGHQGPTVIVDDGGDATMMIHCGYDAEKDASFLDNEVSAEDEKQLYAILKNVLKEDNGIWGRMVPEIRGVSEETTTGVHRLYQMKEEGKLLFPAFNVNDSVTKSKFDNLYGCRESLADGIKRATDVMIAGKVAVVCGYGDVGKGCSHSMRSYGARVIVTEIDPICALQAAMEGFEVMTMEDAASQGNIFVTTTGNIDIIRIDHIEKMKDQAIICNIGHFDNEIQVENLKNYPGIKCRNIKPQVDQYFFPDGHSVLLLADGRLVNLGCATGHPSFVMSNSFTNQTLAQIELFQKKYEIDVYRLPKELDEEVARLHLEKIGVKLTKLTPEQAAYIGVSVDGPYKADHYRY; encoded by the coding sequence ATGTCTACAAAATTATTCTCTGAACTGCCTTATAAAGTGGCAGACATTACGCTTGCAGACTTTGGTCGCAAGGAACTCGATTTGGCAGAACAAGAAATGCCCGGGCTTATGGCTCTTCGCGAAAAGTATGGAGAATCTAAACCTCTGAAAGGTGCTCGTATTATGGGCTCACTTCACATGACTATCCAGACTGCAGTGTTAATTGAAACATTGGTTGCTTTGGGTGCTGATGTTCGCTGGTGCTCATGTAATATATATTCTACACAAGATCATGCAGCTGCTGCTATTGCTGCTGCCGGAGTTCCTGTTTTTGCATGGAAAGGTGAAACTTTGGAAGAATATTGGTGGTGTACACTTCAGGCTTTAACATTCCCAGGTCACCAAGGACCTACAGTGATTGTTGACGATGGTGGTGATGCTACCATGATGATTCATTGTGGATATGATGCTGAAAAAGATGCTTCTTTCCTTGATAACGAAGTTAGCGCGGAAGATGAAAAGCAATTATATGCTATTCTGAAGAATGTATTGAAGGAAGATAACGGTATCTGGGGACGTATGGTACCTGAAATCCGTGGCGTTTCTGAAGAAACAACAACAGGTGTTCACCGTTTGTATCAAATGAAGGAAGAAGGAAAACTTCTGTTCCCTGCATTTAACGTAAACGACTCTGTTACTAAATCTAAGTTCGATAACCTATATGGTTGCCGCGAATCTTTGGCAGATGGTATCAAACGTGCTACAGATGTAATGATTGCCGGAAAAGTAGCTGTTGTTTGCGGTTATGGTGATGTAGGTAAGGGATGTTCTCACTCTATGCGTTCTTACGGTGCAAGAGTTATCGTTACTGAAATAGATCCTATCTGTGCGCTTCAGGCTGCAATGGAAGGTTTTGAAGTAATGACAATGGAAGATGCCGCTAGTCAGGGAAATATATTTGTTACAACTACCGGTAATATTGATATTATCCGCATTGATCATATCGAAAAGATGAAAGATCAGGCTATCATCTGTAACATTGGTCACTTCGATAATGAAATACAGGTTGAGAATCTGAAGAACTACCCTGGTATCAAGTGCCGTAACATCAAACCACAGGTTGATCAATACTTCTTCCCAGACGGACACTCTGTTCTTCTTCTTGCTGATGGTCGTTTGGTTAATCTAGGTTGTGCAACAGGTCACCCATCATTCGTAATGAGTAACTCATTTACAAATCAAACATTGGCTCAGATTGAACTGTTCCAGAAGAAATATGAGATTGATGTTTATCGTTTGCCAAAAGAATTGGACGAAGAAGTAGCTCGTCTCCATCTTGAAAAGATTGGTGTGAAATTAACCAAGCTTACTCCAGAGCAGGCTGCTTATATTGGAGTATCGGTTGATGGCCCTTATAAAGCAGATCACTACAGATATTAA
- a CDS encoding XRE family transcriptional regulator, with translation MDNSKIVGEKIKALRESKEISIEDLAERSGLGVEQIERIENNIDIPSLAPLIKIARVLGVRLGTFLDDMTDEGPVICRMKEASDTISFSNNAVRSRKHMEYHSLSKSKADRHMEPFIIDVAESSDNEFILSSHEGEEFIMVMEGTMEINYGKNTYVLEKGDSIYYDSIVPHHVHAFEGQAAKILAVIYTPI, from the coding sequence ATGGACAATAGTAAAATTGTAGGAGAGAAGATTAAAGCACTTCGGGAATCAAAAGAAATAAGTATTGAAGACTTGGCTGAACGTTCTGGTTTGGGAGTTGAGCAAATTGAACGTATTGAAAATAATATAGATATACCTTCTTTGGCGCCACTGATCAAAATCGCACGTGTGCTGGGAGTACGTTTAGGTACCTTCCTTGATGATATGACAGATGAAGGACCGGTAATTTGTCGCATGAAGGAGGCTTCTGATACCATTAGCTTCTCTAACAATGCTGTTCGTTCCCGCAAACATATGGAATACCATTCCCTTTCAAAATCGAAAGCCGACCGCCATATGGAACCTTTCATTATCGATGTTGCCGAAAGTTCAGATAATGAATTTATTCTTTCTTCTCATGAAGGTGAAGAATTTATTATGGTTATGGAAGGAACAATGGAAATTAACTATGGAAAGAACACGTATGTACTTGAAAAAGGAGATAGTATTTATTATGATTCTATTGTTCCTCACCACGTGCATGCTTTTGAAGGACAAGCTGCTAAAATATTAGCCGTAATCTATACTCCTATTTAA
- a CDS encoding penicillin-binding transpeptidase domain-containing protein has protein sequence MKNIIITLTALCLFSCNNNKQIQSKTPTIDSTLEVNVSKTLKDKLIEINALSGQVIVMDTKTGEIKAMVRLERTDSGHYKSCKNFGKSQESGSLCKIPSLMAALESGKVKCTDTFDTGNGAYLMHDEVMKDHNWKRGGYGQLSALEGIMVSSNIATAKEIQKAYGHNPKGYFAQLNKMSYGEPKVIEGIDGLKPASFTAPEKSGWNDASLAWFSIGYYQKIAPIQILTFYNAIANNGKMVKPQLYKGSIVVINPQIASKETIKNVRQALERTVSEGLGKPANSNKVKVAGKTGTAQILSKKKDNAETEENIEYIVNFCGYFPADNPQYSAIVVINKKGLPASGGLMAGDSFRKIVEMMINKGYFYL, from the coding sequence ATGAAAAACATAATTATTACATTAACAGCACTTTGTTTGTTCTCATGCAATAATAACAAACAAATTCAATCTAAAACACCAACTATTGATTCTACTTTAGAAGTAAATGTTAGCAAGACTCTAAAAGACAAACTAATAGAGATAAATGCTTTATCAGGACAAGTTATAGTAATGGATACCAAAACAGGTGAAATTAAAGCTATGGTTAGGTTAGAAAGAACAGATAGTGGGCACTATAAGTCTTGCAAGAACTTTGGCAAATCGCAGGAAAGTGGGAGTTTATGTAAAATTCCGTCACTAATGGCAGCACTTGAGAGTGGCAAAGTAAAATGTACAGATACTTTTGATACAGGCAACGGGGCTTATTTGATGCACGATGAAGTGATGAAAGATCATAATTGGAAACGCGGTGGTTATGGTCAATTATCTGCACTAGAAGGCATTATGGTAAGTTCCAATATTGCTACAGCAAAAGAAATACAAAAGGCTTATGGGCATAATCCGAAAGGATATTTTGCACAGCTTAATAAAATGTCTTATGGTGAGCCAAAAGTTATAGAGGGAATTGATGGTTTGAAACCTGCTTCTTTTACAGCTCCTGAAAAATCGGGTTGGAACGATGCATCATTGGCATGGTTTAGTATTGGGTATTACCAGAAGATAGCTCCAATTCAAATACTTACTTTTTATAATGCCATTGCCAATAATGGAAAAATGGTTAAACCTCAACTTTATAAAGGTTCTATAGTGGTTATAAATCCTCAGATAGCTTCTAAAGAAACAATTAAGAATGTTCGGCAAGCTTTAGAAAGAACTGTTTCTGAAGGTTTAGGCAAACCTGCCAATTCCAATAAAGTCAAGGTAGCAGGTAAAACTGGGACAGCGCAAATACTCAGTAAGAAGAAAGATAATGCCGAAACAGAAGAAAATATTGAGTATATTGTTAACTTCTGTGGCTATTTTCCAGCTGATAATCCGCAATATTCAGCTATAGTTGTAATAAACAAAAAGGGATTACCTGCTTCAGGAGGTTTAATGGCGGGAGACTCCTTTAGGAAAATAGTTGAAATGATGATTAACAAAGGGTATTTTTACTTATAG
- a CDS encoding ATP-binding protein → MLTGESQNLEYKQSWRDEYLKWICGFANASGGKIYIGIDDNGCVVGLPEAKKLMEDIPNKIVNFLGIVADVNLLNDNGHDYIEIIIYPSSVPISYHGVYHYRSGSTKQELKGGALQRFLLKRLGRTWDDLPCEWATFDDIDKEAVAYFFKKAATAKRMAGNIADDDLHVVFQNLDLVTEDGKLKNAALLLFAKRPSRFFPLVQFKIGRFGRSDDDLLFQDVVEGNILQMGDKVMDILKSKYLIFPIHYEGLQRIERLEMPEDALREAIFNAIIHNDFTGAPIQLSVYDDRLILWNEGRLPEDFTIETLLGKHPSKPHNKNIADIFFKAGFIEAWGRGVSKIITGFTQEGLQAPKFEATMGGIMVTIIRKGAAPVTPKPTTQPTTQPTTQPTTQPLMDILGTKAYVQKFLNLYLEKKEYTFIEIMCALNLKNSRHFRKAYIIPLLEAGILVMKYPDVPNHPKQMYLLVMPK, encoded by the coding sequence ATGCTAACTGGAGAAAGTCAGAACTTAGAATACAAGCAAAGCTGGAGAGACGAATACCTGAAATGGATTTGTGGTTTTGCAAATGCTTCGGGTGGTAAAATCTATATTGGTATAGATGACAATGGTTGTGTAGTGGGTTTACCTGAGGCTAAGAAACTGATGGAAGATATCCCCAATAAAATTGTAAACTTTCTGGGTATTGTAGCCGATGTTAACCTACTTAATGATAATGGCCACGACTACATTGAGATTATTATTTATCCATCAAGTGTTCCTATTTCCTATCATGGGGTTTACCACTATCGTAGCGGAAGTACCAAACAAGAGTTAAAAGGAGGTGCTCTCCAACGTTTTCTTTTAAAACGTCTGGGACGTACCTGGGATGATTTGCCTTGTGAGTGGGCTACTTTTGATGACATAGATAAAGAGGCGGTGGCTTATTTTTTCAAGAAAGCTGCAACAGCCAAACGAATGGCCGGCAATATCGCTGACGATGATTTACATGTTGTGTTTCAGAATCTTGATTTGGTAACAGAAGATGGAAAACTGAAGAATGCTGCTTTACTGCTGTTTGCCAAACGTCCCTCCCGCTTCTTTCCACTTGTTCAATTTAAAATAGGGCGATTTGGAAGGAGTGACGATGATTTACTTTTTCAGGACGTTGTGGAAGGAAACATCCTTCAGATGGGTGATAAGGTGATGGATATTCTAAAATCGAAATACCTGATTTTTCCTATTCATTACGAAGGACTTCAGCGCATTGAGCGTTTGGAAATGCCGGAAGATGCACTACGTGAAGCCATTTTCAATGCCATTATTCATAATGACTTCACAGGCGCACCCATCCAACTGAGTGTGTATGATGATAGACTGATATTGTGGAATGAAGGTCGTTTGCCGGAGGATTTTACTATTGAGACTTTGCTGGGTAAACATCCTTCGAAACCACACAATAAAAATATTGCAGATATTTTCTTTAAGGCTGGTTTTATAGAAGCATGGGGACGAGGTGTGTCTAAAATTATAACGGGATTTACACAAGAAGGATTGCAAGCTCCAAAATTTGAAGCAACAATGGGTGGTATTATGGTTACTATTATAAGAAAAGGTGCTGCACCAGTTACCCCTAAACCTACCACCCAACCTACCACCCAACCTACCACCCAACCTACCACCCAACCTCTTATGGATATTTTAGGTACAAAAGCGTATGTACAGAAATTCTTAAATTTATATCTTGAAAAAAAAGAATATACCTTTATAGAAATAATGTGTGCTCTAAACTTGAAAAATAGTAGGCATTTCCGTAAAGCTTATATTATTCCATTATTGGAGGCTGGAATTCTAGTAATGAAATATCCGGATGTACCTAATCATCCAAAACAGATGTATCTTTTGGTAATGCCTAAATAA
- the rpsO gene encoding 30S ribosomal protein S15, translating into MYLDVAKKKEIFEKYGTSNTDTGSPESQIALFSYRISHLTEHLKLNRKDYTTERSLTILVGKRRKLLNYLKNNDIERYRAIIKTLGLRK; encoded by the coding sequence ATGTATTTAGATGTAGCTAAGAAAAAAGAAATCTTTGAAAAGTACGGAACGTCTAACACTGATACTGGGTCACCTGAATCTCAGATAGCATTGTTCTCATACCGTATTTCTCACCTGACTGAGCACCTTAAGCTCAACAGAAAAGATTATACCACAGAGAGATCATTAACTATTTTGGTAGGTAAACGTCGTAAATTGCTTAACTACCTTAAAAACAATGATATCGAAAGATATCGTGCAATTATTAAGACTCTCGGATTAAGAAAGTAA
- a CDS encoding AMP-binding protein, which translates to MQLFDRTLGQWLEHWAEVTPDKEYIVYSDRNLRFTWNQFNDRVDEMAKGLLSIGVTKGSHVGIWATNVPDWLTYLYACAKIGAIYVTVNTNYKLSELEYLCKNSDMHTLCITNGDRDSDFVDMVNKMLPELKTCQRGHLESKHFPEMKNVIYIGQEKLRGMYNSQEILLLGRNMDNSTLDEAKKQVNCHDVVNMQYTSGTTGFPKGVMLSHHNIANNGYLTGEHMKFTADDKLCCCVPLFHCFGVVLASMNVLTHGCTQVMVERFDPLVVLASIHKERCTAVYGVPTMFIAELHHPMFDMFDLTSLRTGIMAGSLCPVELMKQVQEKMYMKVTSVYGLTETSPGMTQTRIDDSFEARCNTVGYEFEFTEVKVLDPETGEECPVGVQGEMCNRGYNTMKGYYKNPDATAEVIDKNGFLHSGDLGIKDEDGNYRITGRIKDMIIRGGENIYPREIEEFLYKLPGVKDVQVAGVPSEKYGEEVGAFIILHEGVDMQTSDVREYCKDKISRYKIPKYVFFINEFPMTGSGKIQKFKLKEMSLKLCEEQGIQII; encoded by the coding sequence ATGCAGTTATTTGACAGAACCTTGGGGCAGTGGCTGGAGCACTGGGCTGAGGTAACTCCCGATAAGGAATACATTGTTTATTCCGACAGAAACTTACGCTTTACCTGGAATCAATTTAATGATCGTGTTGATGAAATGGCAAAGGGGCTTCTTTCTATTGGCGTAACCAAAGGTTCGCATGTAGGAATCTGGGCGACTAATGTGCCCGACTGGCTTACATATCTTTATGCCTGTGCCAAGATAGGTGCTATATATGTTACGGTTAATACCAATTATAAGCTGTCTGAGTTGGAATATCTTTGCAAGAATTCAGATATGCACACATTATGTATTACCAACGGTGACAGAGATAGTGACTTTGTGGATATGGTCAATAAAATGTTGCCGGAACTAAAAACCTGTCAACGTGGACATCTGGAGAGCAAGCATTTTCCTGAAATGAAGAACGTGATTTATATCGGTCAGGAAAAGTTGCGTGGAATGTATAATTCACAGGAAATACTTCTTCTTGGACGTAATATGGACAACAGTACTCTGGATGAAGCTAAAAAGCAGGTTAATTGTCATGATGTTGTGAATATGCAGTATACCTCCGGTACTACTGGTTTCCCAAAAGGGGTTATGCTCTCTCATCATAATATTGCAAACAATGGCTATCTAACCGGTGAGCACATGAAGTTTACGGCTGATGATAAGCTTTGTTGCTGTGTACCTCTGTTTCACTGTTTTGGAGTAGTACTTGCATCTATGAATGTGTTAACACATGGATGTACACAAGTAATGGTAGAGCGTTTTGATCCGTTGGTTGTTCTTGCTTCTATTCATAAAGAAAGGTGTACTGCTGTTTACGGTGTACCAACAATGTTCATAGCCGAACTTCATCATCCAATGTTCGATATGTTCGATCTTACTTCGCTTCGTACAGGTATTATGGCCGGATCACTCTGTCCTGTGGAATTAATGAAGCAGGTGCAGGAAAAAATGTATATGAAGGTTACCAGTGTTTACGGTCTTACAGAGACGTCGCCTGGTATGACTCAAACCCGAATAGACGATTCCTTTGAAGCCAGATGCAATACTGTGGGTTATGAATTCGAATTTACCGAAGTAAAAGTTCTCGATCCGGAAACAGGTGAAGAGTGCCCAGTTGGTGTTCAGGGTGAAATGTGTAACCGTGGTTATAATACAATGAAAGGATATTATAAGAATCCTGATGCAACAGCAGAGGTTATTGATAAGAATGGATTCCTTCATTCCGGAGATCTTGGAATAAAAGACGAGGATGGTAATTACCGTATTACAGGTCGTATTAAGGATATGATTATTCGTGGAGGAGAAAATATTTATCCTCGTGAAATAGAAGAGTTTTTATATAAACTTCCAGGAGTGAAAGATGTGCAGGTTGCCGGAGTACCATCTGAAAAGTATGGTGAAGAGGTAGGTGCATTTATTATTCTTCATGAAGGTGTTGATATGCAGACATCTGATGTACGTGAATATTGCAAGGATAAAATATCAAGATATAAGATACCTAAATATGTATTCTTTATCAATGAATTCCCGATGACGGGAAGTGGTAAGATTCAGAAGTTTAAGCTGAAAGAAATGAGCTTAAAACTTTGTGAAGAACAAGGAATTCAAATTATCTAA
- a CDS encoding YfhO family protein, which yields MIKKSLPDIIAIIAFVVISVAYFFPAITEGRVLAQHDSVASIGLGQESKEFTEKTGEKTRWTNAIFGGMPTYQISPTYDSTNVVRGAENVYKLFLPDYVYLVFIMLLGFYILMRAFNFSVYLSVLGAIVWAFSSYFFIIIGAGHIWKFVTLAYIPPTIAGIVLAYRKKYLIGGVLTAFFIALQILSNHVQMTYYFLFVILFMVIAYFVEAYKNKELPHFFKASGVLVIAALVGVSVNISNLYHTYKYSKDTMRGKSELVKQNSANQTNSGLERDYIVQWSYGIGETFSLLVPDVKGGASVPLANNESAMKKADPTYAQLYAQIGQYWGEQPGTSGPVYVGAFILTLFILGLFIVKTPVKWALLAATVLSILLSWGRNFMGFTDFFLDYIPMYSKFRAVSSILVIAEFTIPLLAILALKEIVEKPEILKQNLKQFYISLGLTGGIALLFALAPTLFFPSYISSGEMQALQNGIPAEQLSPIIANLTQIRQSIFTSDAWRSVIIILIGAALVLAYNAGKLKANLMVLALTVLCLGDMWSVNKRYLKDSDFVEPEQRMVSVQKTQADEYILGDKSLDYRVLNFAVSTFNDNNTSYWHKSVGGYHPAKLRRYQEMIDHHISKEMAYLQHQIPAVQGDMTKINSDSISVINMLNTKYFIFPTGNSQTAPLQNPYAYGNAWFVENVKYVQNANEEIDALNTTVPTKTAVVSNDFKQVFNGVQTAFKDSLSTVKLTSYAPNALTYETSSSKDGVAVFSEIYYPGWQAYLDGQAVDHGRADYILRAMKVPAGKHKVEFKFDPQSIHTTENIAYVALGVLILGAIGVIVIEVRKRKK from the coding sequence ATGATAAAGAAATCATTGCCGGATATTATTGCGATAATAGCATTTGTTGTTATATCGGTTGCTTATTTCTTTCCTGCTATAACAGAGGGAAGAGTTCTTGCCCAACATGATTCTGTTGCAAGTATCGGACTGGGGCAGGAGTCGAAAGAATTCACCGAGAAAACGGGAGAGAAAACCAGGTGGACAAATGCAATATTTGGTGGCATGCCTACTTATCAAATCTCGCCAACTTATGATTCTACCAATGTAGTCAGAGGTGCCGAAAATGTTTATAAACTATTTTTGCCCGATTATGTTTATCTGGTATTTATCATGTTGCTTGGCTTCTATATCCTTATGCGGGCATTTAACTTTTCAGTCTATCTGTCCGTATTGGGAGCAATAGTCTGGGCTTTCTCTTCTTACTTCTTTATTATTATAGGTGCAGGTCACATCTGGAAATTTGTTACACTGGCCTATATTCCGCCAACAATAGCAGGTATTGTGCTGGCATACCGAAAGAAATACCTTATTGGTGGTGTGCTAACCGCTTTCTTTATTGCGCTGCAGATTCTTTCTAACCACGTACAAATGACCTACTATTTTCTGTTCGTCATTCTGTTTATGGTTATTGCTTACTTTGTTGAGGCTTATAAAAATAAGGAGCTGCCACATTTCTTTAAAGCAAGTGGTGTATTGGTAATCGCTGCCTTGGTTGGTGTATCGGTAAATATCTCTAATCTGTATCATACATACAAGTATAGCAAAGATACCATGCGCGGTAAGTCCGAATTGGTGAAACAAAACTCAGCCAACCAGACTAACAGCGGATTGGAACGCGATTATATTGTTCAGTGGAGTTATGGTATAGGAGAAACATTCTCTTTACTTGTTCCTGATGTAAAAGGTGGAGCTTCTGTTCCATTGGCTAACAATGAGTCTGCAATGAAGAAAGCAGATCCTACTTATGCTCAGCTTTACGCTCAGATTGGACAATATTGGGGAGAACAACCCGGTACTTCTGGTCCTGTTTATGTAGGTGCATTCATATTGACACTCTTTATTCTGGGACTTTTCATTGTGAAGACTCCGGTTAAATGGGCTCTGCTTGCAGCAACGGTTTTATCAATTCTTCTATCCTGGGGAAGAAACTTCATGGGCTTTACCGATTTCTTCCTCGATTACATTCCAATGTATTCCAAGTTCAGGGCAGTATCTTCAATTCTTGTTATAGCAGAATTTACTATTCCATTACTGGCTATACTTGCATTAAAGGAGATTGTTGAAAAGCCGGAGATTCTGAAACAGAATCTGAAGCAATTCTATATCAGCTTAGGATTAACAGGAGGTATCGCTTTACTGTTTGCCTTAGCTCCAACACTCTTCTTCCCTTCTTATATTTCATCAGGGGAGATGCAAGCTTTGCAAAACGGTATTCCGGCAGAACAGTTATCGCCGATAATTGCAAACCTTACCCAGATTCGCCAGAGCATCTTCACTTCAGATGCATGGAGAAGCGTTATTATAATCTTGATTGGTGCTGCATTAGTTCTTGCATACAATGCAGGTAAACTAAAGGCAAACCTCATGGTGCTGGCTCTTACAGTTCTCTGCTTAGGAGATATGTGGAGTGTGAATAAGCGTTATTTGAAAGATTCTGATTTTGTTGAACCGGAACAAAGAATGGTTTCTGTTCAGAAAACTCAGGCTGATGAATATATTCTTGGTGATAAGAGTCTGGATTACCGCGTGCTTAACTTTGCTGTAAGCACTTTCAATGATAACAATACATCTTATTGGCACAAAAGCGTGGGTGGTTATCACCCGGCTAAGCTGAGACGTTATCAGGAAATGATTGACCATCATATTTCAAAAGAAATGGCATATCTGCAACATCAGATTCCTGCAGTGCAAGGAGATATGACAAAGATAAACTCTGATTCAATCAGTGTAATAAATATGCTGAATACTAAATACTTTATCTTCCCTACTGGTAACAGTCAAACAGCACCACTTCAAAATCCGTATGCTTATGGCAATGCATGGTTTGTTGAAAACGTGAAGTATGTACAGAATGCAAACGAGGAAATTGATGCTTTGAATACAACTGTGCCTACAAAAACAGCAGTTGTGTCTAATGACTTCAAACAAGTATTTAATGGTGTTCAAACAGCATTTAAAGATTCGTTATCCACTGTTAAACTAACTTCTTATGCACCGAATGCGCTGACGTATGAAACATCTTCATCTAAGGACGGAGTAGCTGTATTCTCTGAAATCTATTATCCGGGATGGCAGGCTTATCTGGACGGACAGGCTGTAGATCATGGTCGTGCCGACTATATTCTTCGTGCAATGAAGGTTCCAGCAGGTAAGCATAAAGTAGAGTTTAAGTTCGATCCTCAATCTATTCACACAACCGAGAATATTGCTTATGTTGCTTTAGGAGTATTGATACTTGGTGCAATAGGAGTAATTGTAATTGAAGTAAGAAAGCGGAAGAAGTAG
- the typA gene encoding translational GTPase TypA yields MQNIRNIAIIAHVDHGKTTLVDKMLLAGHLFRDNQTSGELILDNNDLERERGITILSKNVSINYKETKINIIDTPGHSDFGGEVERVLNMADGCVLLVDAFEGPMPQTRFVLQKALEIGLKPVVCINKVDKPNCRPEEVHEMVFDLMCSLDATEEQLNFPVIYGSAKNGWMSEDWQQPTDNILPLLDCIVENIPAPEFLEGTPQMLITSLDYSSFTGRIAIGRIHRGTLTENMAVSLVKRNGSIVKSKIKEVHVFEGLGRAKTSEVSSGDICALIGIENFDIGDSICDIENPEPLKPIAIDEPTMSMLFTINDSPFFGKDGKYVTSRHINDRLEKELDKNLALRVQKSETSDKWLVFGRGVLHLSVLIETMRREGYELQVGQPQVIYKEIDGRRCEPIEELTINVTEEYSSKIIDMVTRRKGEMTSMENNGERINMTFDMPSRGIIGLRTNVLTASAGEAIMAHRFKEYQPHKGEIERRTNGSIVAMEAGTAFAYAIDKLQDRGKFFIFPQEEVYAGQVVGEHCKDNDLVVNVTKSKKLTNTRASGTDDKARIIPPVVFSLEEALEYIKEDEYVEITPKHMRMRKVILDENERKRSSRS; encoded by the coding sequence ATGCAAAATATTAGAAACATTGCAATTATTGCCCATGTTGACCATGGGAAAACGACTTTAGTCGACAAGATGCTTTTAGCCGGACACTTGTTCCGCGACAATCAAACAAGTGGTGAATTAATTCTGGATAACAATGACCTCGAACGAGAAAGAGGTATAACAATTCTTTCAAAGAACGTTTCCATCAATTATAAAGAAACAAAAATCAACATTATTGATACTCCGGGACACTCTGACTTCGGTGGTGAGGTTGAACGTGTGCTTAACATGGCAGACGGATGTGTATTATTGGTTGATGCTTTTGAAGGTCCAATGCCTCAAACACGTTTCGTTCTTCAAAAAGCACTTGAAATTGGCTTGAAACCCGTTGTTTGTATTAACAAGGTTGATAAACCAAACTGCCGCCCTGAAGAAGTTCACGAAATGGTATTCGATTTAATGTGTAGCCTTGATGCAACAGAAGAGCAGTTAAACTTCCCGGTTATCTATGGTTCTGCAAAGAACGGATGGATGAGCGAAGACTGGCAACAGCCAACTGACAACATACTTCCTTTATTGGATTGCATCGTTGAAAATATTCCAGCTCCTGAATTTTTAGAAGGAACTCCTCAGATGTTAATCACATCACTGGATTATTCTTCATTTACAGGACGTATTGCCATCGGTCGTATTCACCGTGGTACATTAACAGAAAACATGGCTGTATCTTTGGTGAAAAGAAACGGTTCCATTGTTAAATCAAAAATCAAAGAGGTACATGTATTCGAAGGACTTGGACGTGCTAAAACATCCGAAGTCTCTTCCGGTGATATTTGTGCATTAATAGGTATAGAAAATTTTGATATCGGTGATTCAATCTGTGATATTGAGAATCCTGAGCCATTGAAACCAATTGCTATCGACGAGCCAACTATGAGTATGCTCTTCACAATCAATGATTCTCCTTTCTTTGGGAAAGATGGTAAATATGTAACATCTCGTCACATTAACGACCGCTTGGAAAAAGAGTTGGATAAGAACCTTGCTCTTCGCGTTCAAAAAAGTGAGACTTCTGATAAATGGTTAGTATTTGGCCGTGGTGTACTTCACTTGTCTGTCCTGATCGAAACAATGCGTCGTGAAGGATATGAGCTTCAGGTAGGACAACCACAGGTTATCTATAAAGAAATAGACGGAAGAAGATGTGAACCTATTGAAGAACTTACAATCAATGTTACTGAAGAATATTCAAGTAAGATTATTGATATGGTTACTCGTAGAAAGGGTGAAATGACTTCTATGGAAAATAACGGTGAGCGCATTAATATGACATTTGATATGCCTTCACGCGGTATCATCGGTTTACGTACCAACGTACTTACTGCATCTGCCGGAGAAGCTATCATGGCACACCGTTTTAAAGAATATCAACCACACAAGGGAGAAATCGAACGTCGTACCAACGGTTCTATTGTTGCAATGGAAGCAGGTACAGCATTTGCTTATGCAATCGACAAACTTCAGGATCGTGGTAAGTTCTTTATCTTCCCTCAGGAAGAGGTATATGCCGGACAAGTTGTTGGTGAACACTGCAAAGACAATGACCTTGTAGTTAATGTAACCAAATCAAAGAAGTTGACTAATACTCGCGCTTCCGGTACTGATGATAAAGCCAGAATTATTCCTCCTGTTGTTTTCTCACTAGAAGAAGCGTTGGAGTATATCAAGGAAGATGAATATGTAGAAATCACTCCTAAACACATGCGTATGCGCAAGGTCATCTTAGATGAAAATGAACGCAAACGTAGTTCAAGATCATAA